The genomic stretch TGCCTGCGAGTTCCTGTAACCCGGCTTGGCCATCACAGTCCGCATTAAAGGCAGCTTTTAAGCAGCGAATGGCGATCGGGCTTTTTTGTAAAATTTCTTGGGCCCATTGAATGCCTTCTGCTTCTAAGTCTTCTACGGGAACCACATGATTGACTAAACCCATCTCTAGGGCTTGTTGGGCATTATACTGACGACAGAGAAACCAGATTTCCCGCGCCTTTTTTTGACCGACAATACGGGCTAAATAACTGGCTCCAAAACCGCCGTCAAAACTGCCGACTTTTGGCCCGGTTTGGCCAAAAATGGCATTATCGGCGGCCAGGGTGAGATCGCAGATCAGGTGTAAGACATGACCGCCTCCGATCGCATATCCAGCCACCAATGCAATCACCACCTTGGGCATCGACCGGATTAATCGCTGTAAATCAAGAACATTGAGCCGAGGAACTCCTGCATCATCCACATATCCGGCTGTCCCCCTCACACTCTGGTCTCCACCGGAACAAAAGGCATATTTTCCATCTGTATGGGGGCCAGCACCAGTAAACAAGACTACTCCAATTTGAGCATCTTCCCTGGCATCGAAAAAGGCATCATAGAGTTCAAATACGGTTTTGGGACGAAAGGCATTGCGTTTATGGGGTCGGTTAATGGTGATTTTAGCGATACCATCGGTTTTGTGATAGAGAATATCTTCGTAAGTTTTGACGCTTTCCCAGTTAACAGTCATAAAGGCGATCGCATATTAAATTAGACTTCAGGATTTTACCCTATAGCGCTTCGCACTAGGGAATAGGGAAACAAGCAATCTCCCCATCTCCCTATTCCCCTATTCCCCCCATCCCATCTCCCACTTCTGGAGGATTAAGAAACTGTTCATCCCGACGGATGCGAATTTGGTCTAAGCGCGGCCCTTCTGCTTTAATGACGGTAAATTCTAGATTGTCATAATTGAGGACTTCCCCCACATCGGGGATTTTTTGCAGTTGGGCAATTACAAAGCCTCCCAGGGTTTGATAGTCATCATCTAGGGGTAAATCGAGATTGAGCATATCGTTGGCTTCTTCCATGTCGAGTTGAGCTTGCACCAGATAGGTTTGTTCATCAAGCTGTTGGATCAGGGGGTCTTGTCCGTTATCGGGTTCTTCCGTATCGCCGATAATTTCGGCGACGATATCTTGAAGGGTAATTAATCCAGCCGTACCGCCAAACTCATCGACCACAATGACCATGGCTTGGTGCGATCGCTGCATTAATTGTAATAATTCTAATACGGGAGTGTTTTCTTGTACGAATCGCGCCGGACGTACCCAAGCTTGAATCGCCGTTTCTGGGGATAAATCCCCTTTAGCTAGGGGGCCAGCCAATTGTTTAAAGTTAATAATTCCCCGGATATCATCCAGGGAATCAGCCATGACTGGATAGCGAGAATGGCCGGTTTTTGCCACTTCATCGAGTAAATCTTGAAACGTGGCATTATAGGCAATCCCCTCAAGACTGGTGCGGGGAATCATCACATCTTCAGCCACCACTTCCCCAAATTCAAACACATTTTTGAGCAGTTCCCGTTCAGAGGCCTGTAGACCCATGGATTCAGTCGAGGTACTAATAATCAGTTGCAGTTCTTCGGGGGTGACGCGGGTGTGCCAAGTTTGTCCGGAGTAGCGAATGCCTACGGAAGTCAGGAGAAAGCGGGTCGAGTGGTTGAGTATCCAAATAAAGGGATTAAAAAAGCGGGCGATCGCCCAACTGGGCGGCCCTAAGATCCTCGCGAGTTTTTCTGAATAGAGTAGGGCAACGGATTTCGGGCATAATTCCCCTAAAACGATCTGTAAATAGGCAATTAGGATAAAGGCTAGGGGAATCGAGAGGGAATGGGTTAAGGTTTGGCGAATCGAAGCAGATAGGGGCGCTTGGGCGATCGCCCCCTGTAAAATGGCTGCCATAGTATTTTCCCCAATCCACCCTAGAGCTAAACTCGATAGGGTAATCCCCAATTGGGTAGTGGAGAGCAGGCGCTCTAAATTGGTGTGTAACTTTTGTACGGTTTGCGCCGGAACATCTCCAGTGGAGACCAATTGTTGAATCCGCGATCGCCGCACGGAGACAATGGAAAACTCAGCCGTAACGAAAAAGGCATTAATCGCGATTAATAAAAACACCCATAAGAGGCGAATGGAACTATCAGCAAGGGTTAAGGCCACCAGATGAGGGGGTATTCCCATAACTAGAGTCAACGGAATCTCTGTACCCATTTAGCGAACGACTGGAATACCGGAAACCTGAAGATTCAGCTCTTCATCGGGATAATCAGTGAGCTTCATCGACAGGTGTTGAGCGTCGGACAACAAGGCCACCGGTACACTCACTTTACCGGAAAACTCTTCCTGATTGGGGGGAAGTTGGGAGGGTAAACCGGAGGTTGTCGCCATCAAAGAACGGCCGCGATCGTCGGTAATATTCAACAGACTATAGAGAAATCGCACCATCTGAGGACTATCATTGCGGATTTTTACATCCAGCTCTAAATTATCCCGTTCTTGATGGGCGGCAAAGACTTCGAGGGTAACGCCTCGATCTTGAGTGGCGATCGGAAAACCCGGTAAGCTCACAACCGGTTCCTTTGGCTCCACTTTCGCCTGCACAGAGGGTTCTGGCATCGGTTGAAAACTCTGCTCTTGTGACTCATTCGCCCCTTCACCCTCAATATAACTGTCTACCCGTCTTAAAATTTCCTCTTGCTCCAAAATCGGGACTGAAGTTTTACCCGTCGTTCCCGGTTGGCGATTCACCATGGTGCTAGTGGGGCTAGAGTCCGGCTGCGTAATCCCCTTCAGCGCTTCTCGACCAATATTAAACCCTAGTGCTGCACTAATAATCCCAGCACCAAACATCATCGACAGTAAAATTAACGTCAGTGCAACTGTGGAATTTAATTTCATCTTTGTCTACCTAGGTTGTTCTCTGTTTTTAATCTCTTCAGTCAAGATACCCATCATCCGATTAGTGTACGCTAACTTGCCTAAACTGACACGCACTTTACCCATTTCTTCTTGCCTCGCTTCTCTCACCTTATGCTAAGATGAAGGATAGGATTGAGATTGACGCAAGATATTCGTTCACTCCCTAAGTTTACTCTGAGTCTATCAATCTCTAGCGCCCTTGGCCGATTGGGGAGGCAGCGAACTCATAATTCGCCTTCAGACTGGTTCGATTCCAGTAGGGCGCAGTAAAACCCGACTCAAACTCTTGCTGAGTTAAGGTCGGGTTTTTTCGTTGGTTCACCATACATCTCCTAGAAAATGGCTGCACCTTGAGAACTTAGAAAAGCTGAGGTTCGGGAGCAGGAGGGGGAGGAGGAGGTAGGGGAGCTGCTGGAGGAGGAGAAAAGGGCACAAAGGGCGTGGGAGCAGGGGGAATTGGATTGGGTTCTACAGATGCACTCGGAGAAACCACCAAGTTTTGATCAAAGGGGTTATACAAGTCTTCGGTACGAACAACAGGCGTGCTGGTATTTTGGACTTGGGTAATATTTTTGTAGAGAATGTGAACCAGTTGGGCGCTTCGGCGAGTGTTATGCTCAGAAAATCGGGGCAACCCTAAAAAGTTTTGGATTTGACCAAAAAACGATCGCTGATAAAAGTAGTCTCCACCATTGCTATAGTAAGCGGCATCAAAGAGT from Roseofilum capinflatum BLCC-M114 encodes the following:
- the menB gene encoding 1,4-dihydroxy-2-naphthoyl-CoA synthase gives rise to the protein MTVNWESVKTYEDILYHKTDGIAKITINRPHKRNAFRPKTVFELYDAFFDAREDAQIGVVLFTGAGPHTDGKYAFCSGGDQSVRGTAGYVDDAGVPRLNVLDLQRLIRSMPKVVIALVAGYAIGGGHVLHLICDLTLAADNAIFGQTGPKVGSFDGGFGASYLARIVGQKKAREIWFLCRQYNAQQALEMGLVNHVVPVEDLEAEGIQWAQEILQKSPIAIRCLKAAFNADCDGQAGLQELAGNATLLYYMTEEGAEGKQAFLEKRPPNFRQYPWLP
- a CDS encoding hemolysin family protein — translated: MGIPPHLVALTLADSSIRLLWVFLLIAINAFFVTAEFSIVSVRRSRIQQLVSTGDVPAQTVQKLHTNLERLLSTTQLGITLSSLALGWIGENTMAAILQGAIAQAPLSASIRQTLTHSLSIPLAFILIAYLQIVLGELCPKSVALLYSEKLARILGPPSWAIARFFNPFIWILNHSTRFLLTSVGIRYSGQTWHTRVTPEELQLIISTSTESMGLQASERELLKNVFEFGEVVAEDVMIPRTSLEGIAYNATFQDLLDEVAKTGHSRYPVMADSLDDIRGIINFKQLAGPLAKGDLSPETAIQAWVRPARFVQENTPVLELLQLMQRSHQAMVIVVDEFGGTAGLITLQDIVAEIIGDTEEPDNGQDPLIQQLDEQTYLVQAQLDMEEANDMLNLDLPLDDDYQTLGGFVIAQLQKIPDVGEVLNYDNLEFTVIKAEGPRLDQIRIRRDEQFLNPPEVGDGMGGIGE